One part of the Pelecanus crispus isolate bPelCri1 chromosome 20, bPelCri1.pri, whole genome shotgun sequence genome encodes these proteins:
- the C20H19orf25 gene encoding UPF0449 protein C19orf25 homolog: MSSKAKRVLPTRPEPPSVEQILADVRGTHPADPVFLLPAEPEPEPRRDRGPSPGSPGPTKQEAAAEERERLYRQSRSYVEMNQRLQESQERLRERCEELRQAGAALERHISEMRQKAF; the protein is encoded by the exons ATGAGCTCCAAGGCCAAGCGGGTGCTGCCCACCcgccctgagccccccagcGTGGAGCAGATCCTGGCCGACGTGCGGGGCACCCACCCGGCCGACCCcgtcttcctcctccctgccgaGCCCGAGCCCGAGCCCCGCCGGGACCGCGGCCCCTCCCCAG gctcccccggccccaccAAGCAGGAGGCCGCCGCGGAGGAGAGGGAGCGGCTGTACCGGCAGAGCCGCTCCTACGTGGAGATGAACCAGCGGCTGCAGGAATCCCAGGAGCGGCTGCGGGAGCGGTGCGAGGAGCTGCGGCAGGCGGGAGCGGCGCTGGAGCGCCATATTTCGGAAATGAGGCAGAAAGCTTTCTGA
- the REEP6 gene encoding receptor expression-enhancing protein 6, translating to MGTVPQRLQRFLDRPGPLGDLLDRLEARTGVRRLYLATGSVVFLGLYLVFGYGASLLCNLIGFVYPAYVSIKAIESSSKEDDTTWLTYWVVYGVFSVAEFFSDTFLYWFPFYYAGKCLFLLWCMAPVSWNGSQVLYQNVIRPCFLRHHQTVDDVLGSLSTKALDAASSVTREGNAGPPVPAVLLRVQGSWFSLEHGLALGHGQLSF from the exons ATGGGCACGGTGCCGCAGCGCCTGCAGCGCTTCCTCGATCGCCCCGGGCCGCTCGGTGACCTGCTGGATCGCCTGGAGGCCCGCACCGGCGTCCGGCGGCTCTACCTGGCCACAG GTTCTGTGGTGTTCCTGGGGCTGTACCTCGTGTTCGGCTATGGCGCCTCGCTGCTCTGCAACCTCATCGGCTTCGTCTACCCCGCATACGTCTC CATCAAAGCCATCGAGAGCTCCAGCAAGGAGGATGACACCACGTGGCTGACGTACTGGGTGGTGTACGGCGTCTTCAGCGTAGCTGAGTTCTTCTCCGACACCTTCCTCTACTGGTTCCCATTCTACTACGCTGGGAAG TGCCTGTTCCTGCTGTGGTGCATGGCCCCCGTGTCCTGGAATGGGTCGCAGGTGCTGTACCAGAACGTCATCCGGCCCTGCTTCCTCAGGCACCACCAGACCGTGGACGACGTGCTGGGCAGCCTCAGCACCAAAGCCCTGGATGCGGCCTCCAGTGTCACCCGAGAAGGTAACGCGGGTCCCCcg GTCCCCGCTGTCCTGCTCCGTGTCCAGGGCAGCTGGTTTTCCCTGGAGCATGGCCTGGCTCTGGGACACGGGCAGCTCTCATTTTAA
- the PCSK4 gene encoding LOW QUALITY PROTEIN: proprotein convertase subtilisin/kexin type 4 (The sequence of the model RefSeq protein was modified relative to this genomic sequence to represent the inferred CDS: deleted 1 base in 1 codon), translated as MAARPVPAPGLLLGLLVVTATARPPPPAPAEPRVYLSSWAVRVAAGPREAGGLARRHGLLCLGQVMEGEPYYHFKHRGTRPKALSRHWGWNMRLTKEPKVLWFEQQTVKRRTKRSISVVPTDPWFHKQWYMNNDISPDLNILTAWSKGYTGLGVVLTILDDGIEKDHPDLSANYDPLASYDFNGNDPDPQPRYAASDENRHGTRCAGEAAAAANNRICGAGVAYNAKVGGVRMLDGPITDVVEAQSLSLHPQHIHIYSASWGPEDDGKTMEGPGVLAAEAFYRGVTKGRGGLGSIFIWASGNGGINYDNCNCDGYANSIYTLSVGSVLAGGQRPWYGEGCSAILTTTYSSRTTSEVQIVTTDLHHRCTDKHTGTSASAPLAAGMIALALEANPALTWRDLQHLVIRTSKPAHLQAEDWAVNGVGRKVSHHYGYGLLDAGLLVDMAKAWTGTRPQRRCSVKALHAPRNIGSKLTISTDISFCSGKTKRIRSLEHIQVQLSLSYSRRGDLVIALTSPMGTTSTLVTVRPYDTSKQGYNDWTFMSTHFWDENPNGTWTLRLENKGDAYNTGLLTSFILHLHGTDEDMTARRFAASAVDECIRRDAQGACEECGGSLYAYRRSCLSYCPPRYYGRTQRAAATNATHVCAGCHPSCYTCQGASANNCTACALTSTFDELAHSCSPPQGFPPEQGLQRDLLPALICGGLILSAILCVMYRVAFCIVKRSSCWHLARRAV; from the exons ATGGCGGCGCGGCCGGTGCCGGCGCCggggctgctcctggggctgctggtggtcACCGCCACCGCC CGGCCACcaccgccggcccccgccgagccccgcgtCTACCTGAGCAGCTGGGCCGTGcgggtggcggcggggccgcgggaggCCGGGGGCCTGGCCCGCCGGCACGGCCTGCTCTGCCTGGGCCAG GTGATGGAGGGAGAGCCTTATTACCATTTCAAACACCGCGGCACCAGGCCGAAAGCCTTAAGCAGACACTGGGGCTGGAATATGCGCCTGACAAAAGAGCCAAAG GTCCTCTGGTTTGAGCAGCAAACCGTAAAGAGGCGCACAAAGAGAAGCATCAGCGTGGTGCCGACAGATCCCTGGTTCCATAAACAGTGGTACATG AACAATGACATCAGTCCCGATCTAAACATCCTCACTGCTTGGAGCAAAGGGTACACCGGGCTGGGGGTCGTGCTGACCATCCTGGATGATGGGATCGAGAAGGACCATCCGGACCTGTCTGCCAACTAT GACCCACTGGCAAGTTACGACTTCAACGGCAACGACCCCGATCCCCAGCCCAGGTACGCTGCCAGCGATGAGAACCG GCACGGGACACGCTGTGCAGGAGAAGCGGCAGCTGCAGCCAACAACCGAATCTGCGGAGCAGGCGTTGCGTACAACGCCAAAGTCGGAG GTGTGCGGATGCTGGACGGTCCCATCACGGACGTGGTGGAGGCTCAGTCCCTcagcctgcacccccagcacatCCACATCTACAGTGCCAGCTGGGGCCCCGAGGATGATGGAAAGACCATGGAGGGGCCAGGCGTGCTGGCCGCGGAGGCTTTCTACAGAGGGGTCACCAAA GGACGGGGTGGCCTCGGCTCCATCTTCATCTGGGCCTCCGGCAACGGCGGGATCAACTACGACAACTGCAACTGCGACGGGTACGCCAACAGCATCTACACCCTGTCAGTGGGCAGCGTCCTGGCAGGCGGCCAGAGGCCCTGGTACGGCGAGGGCTGCTCCGCCATCCTCACCACCACCTACAGCAGCAGGACCACGAGCGAGGTGCAGATT gTGACCACCGACCTGCACCACCGCTGCACCGACAAGCACACGGGCACCTCCGCCTCGGCCCCGCTGGCCGCAGGAATGATCGCCCTTGCGCTGGAGGCCAA CCCAGCACTGACCTGGCGTGACCTGCAGCACCTTGTCATCAGGACCTCCAAGCCTGCTCACCTGCAGGCAGAAGACTGGGCTGTCAACGGGGTCGGACGCAAGG TGAGCCACCACTACGGCTACGGGCTGCTGGACGCTGGGCTGCTGGTGGACATGGCCAAGGCATGGACAGGAACCCGGCCTCAGCGGAGGTGTTCGGTCAAGGCTCTTCATGCCCCCCG GAACATCGGCTCCAAGCTCACCATCTCTACAGACATCTCCTTCTGCTCGGGAAAGACCAAGCGGATCCGCTCGCTGGAGCACATCCAGGTCCAGCTGTCTCTGAGCTACAGCCGCAGGGGGGACCTGGTGATCGCTCTGACCAGCCCGATGGGGACCACGTCCACGCTGGTGACCGTGCG cccgTATGATACCAGCAAGCAGGGCTACAACGACTGGACCTTCATGTCCACACACTTCTGGGATGAGAACCCCAATGGGACCTGGACGCTCCGGCTGGAGAACAAGGGCGATGCCTATAACACAG gtCTGCTGACCAGCTTCATCCTGCACCTCCACGGCACAGACGAGGACATGACGGCCAGGCGCTTCGCAGCCTCTGCCGTGGACGAGTGCATCAGGCGGGATGCGCAGGGAGCGTGCGAGG AGTGCGGCGGCTCTTTGTACGCCTACCGGCGCTCCTGCCTGTCCTACTGCCCTCCGCGCTACTACGGCCGTACCCAGAGAGCCGCCGCCACCAATGCGACCCACGTCTGTGCCGGCTGCCACCCCTCCTGCTACACGTGCCAGGGCGCTTCGGCCAACAACTGCACGGCCTGTGCCCTCACCAGCACCTTCGATGAGCTCGCCCACTCCTGCTCCCCTCCGCAGGGCTTCCCCCCcgagcaggggctgcagagggaccttctccctgccctcaTCTGTGGGGGCCTGATCCTCTCGGCCATCCTCTGTGTCATGTACCGTGTGGCCTTTTGCATCGTGAAACGtagctcctgctggcacctggCTAGGAGGGCAGTGTGA
- the ADAMTSL5 gene encoding ADAMTS-like protein 5, protein MAGGGFRGSPVPRGRPHGAGHRRPWRLLLLAWLSLGCGVGTAQGPALGTPAWVPEPPAPARPRRQLAPGAWGPWGPWSSCSSSCGDGVGLRTRRCLRSAEEEPCTGDPRQYRLCQLQGCPGGSVPFRAMQCSLYDNKPVLGTPARYRWVPFHGAPNVCDLNCLAMGHNFYYTFGRVLDGTRCGPGSPDLCVGGRCLSVGCDGILGSGAQPDACGQCGGGHDACLFVHRLFQGTDPSSGYFGYMNVTKIPAGATQIKVTDKSRNYLALMTSDGRYVLNGDWSIAWPGPYEAAGTRLHYARAPDGTESLEAAGPTAEDLHVMVLLQEPNPGIEYEFWLPRGHPQPGRGNASPLRQPQPRGAGSPPPWEPLVTPAPPPPPQPGGFATEPPPRSPPGRSGAGAAAGRCGRCRPAKGRSQRIRHFCQSDFVFQGRILVRRLVGQETRYEVEVKTLYRHRFPLVSREYVWVPNTCGCPPLREGGEYLLMARRHVNYERTLNRILLQEDGYARPWTPREDRLVREAARHCPQPRPP, encoded by the exons ATGGCCGGGGGGGGGTTTCGAGGCAGTCCGGTCCCCCGTGGAAGACCCCACGGTGCCGG GCACCGGCGGCCGTGgcggctgctgctcctggcctgGCTCAGCCTGGGCTGCGGCGTCGGCACCGCGCAG ggcccagccctggggacgcCGGCGTGGGtccccgagcccccagcccctgctcggCCCCGCCGGCAGCTGGCCCCGGGCGCCTGGGGGCCCTGGGGACCCTggagctcctgctccagctcctgcggGGACGGCGTGGGCCTCCGCACCCGGCGCTGCCTGCG GTCCGCTGAGGAGGAGCCGTGCACGGGCGACCCGCGGCAGTACCggctctgccagctccag GGCTGCCCCGGCGGTTCCGTGCCCTTCCGTGCCATGCAGTGCTCCCTCTACGACAACAAGCCCGTCCTGGGCACGCCAGCCCGGTACCGCTGGGTGCCCTTCCATGGAG CCCCCAACGTCTGCGACCTCAACTGCCTGGCCATGGGGCACAACTTCTACTACACCTTCGGCCGGGTGCTGGACGGCACCCGctgcggccccggctccccggaCCTCTGCGTCGGCGGGCGCTGCCTG AGCGTGGGCTGCGACGGGATCCTGGGCTCGGGCGCGCAGCCTGACGCCTGCGGCCAGTGCGGCGGCGGCCACGACGCGTGTCTCTTCGTGCACCGGCTCTTCCAGGGCACGGACCCCTCCTCCG gtTATTTTGGGTACATGAACGTGACCAAGATCCCAGCTGGGGCCACCCAGATCAAGGTGACGGACAAGAGCCGCAACTACCTCG ccctGATGACGAGTGATGGGCGCTACGTGCTCAACGGGGACTGGTCCATCGCCTGGCCGGGGCCGTACGAGGCAGCCGGCACCCGGTTGCACTACGCCCGGGCCCCCGACGGCACCGAGAGCCTGGAGGCAGCCGGGCCCACCGCCGAGGATCTGCACGTGATG gtcctgctgcaggagcccaACCCCGGCATCGAGTACGAGTTCTGGCTGCCCCGcgggcacccccagcccggccGTGGCAACGCCAGCCCCCtgcggcagccccagccccggggggccggcagccccccgccctgGGAGCCCCTGGtcaccccggcccccccgccgccaccccaGCCTGGGGGCTTTGCCACGGAGCCGCCACCGAGAAGCCCCcctggccggagcggggccggggctgccgcag GGCGATGCGGGAGGTGCCGCCCGGCCAAGGGACGCTCCCAGCGCATCCGGCACTTCTGCCAGAGCGACTTCG TCTTCCAGGGCCGGATCCTGGTGCGGCGCTTGGTAGGGCAGGAGACACGCTACGAGGTGGAGGTGAAAACGCTGTATCGGCACCGCTTCCCGCTGGTGTCCCGGGAGTACGTGTGGGTGCCCAACACCTGCGGTTGCCCCCCGCTCCGGGAGGGCGGCGAGTACCTGCTCATGGCGCGGCGGCACGTCAACTACGAGCGCACGCTCAACCgcatcctgctgcaggaggacgGCTATGCCCGGCCATGGACGCCCCGCGAAGACCGGCTGGTGCGGGAGGCAGCCCGGcactgcccccagccccggccgccctGA